One Saimiri boliviensis isolate mSaiBol1 chromosome 7, mSaiBol1.pri, whole genome shotgun sequence genomic window, CTAAATGGGCACTGGCAGAATGCTCCCTGATGTTGAGTTCCACTGTGACAAGATGCCACTGAGCTCCAATGCAAAGTCTCACACTCACTTCCGGCTCCTTCCCCCAAATACACAGATTTTCTCTCCGTGCTGTGTTGCctgaggctgggggtgggcaTTGTAGACAGCGAAAGACTGTCCTTCCTACCTTCTTCAATgtctctttccttatttttattcttgatttttaaaaatcccttattCTGgctttattaaggaaaaaaattcattaaaaaatacagtaaagatTGAAATCATGTTCACTGCTTCTTGAACagagtaagaagaaaatattttaaacgaTTGAGTTGGTTATTAGACTATGACTCATTTATCTTAAAGGCAGAAACATGTCAACCCAACTATGTGATACAGAAGCATGATTTGCTCAGGCAGGCGACACTGGAGTCAGGCCCCTGCGTTGAAGCTTACTGACAGCGCGAGGCAGACAGGACGTGGCCGTCGTTCCGAAAGGGGGAACAGGAGAGGCCCGGGAGGGTCCTTGGCTGTCTTCTCATCGAGTGATGGGTGCCGAGCGATCAGTCGGCATGGTCGGGCGGACCTTCACGGTGGCAAAGGGGTTTTCTCCGCTGAGAAAAGGTGGCTTCCTAGTCCCGTTGGCATCGTTAGGAGCCACGGTCTCTGGCTTGGACGTCGGCGACTTGAAGGTGGATGTAGCGCTGGCCGCGTCTGTCCCCTTGTCGGCAGCTGCCCCCAGGGACAAGCATTCCAGGCAGTCGGGTGGGGGATGACCGCACTGCTGCTCTCAGCCAAGCTCACGGTGCTGATGCTTCTCACGGGCTCGGGGCTTGGCGTGGGCACAGTCATGGCttccatctcatttttttaaaattgcattttaggttttgggtgaagaacatgcaagatagttgcataggtacacacgtggcagtgtggtttgctgccttcctccccatcacctatatctggcatttctccccatgctatccctccccaaatccccaccccccgctgtccctcccctatttctccccaacagaccccagtgtgtagtgctcccctccctgtgtccatgtgttttcattgttcaacacccgcctatgagtgagaacatgcggtgtttgattttctgctcttgtgtcagtttgctgagaatgatggtttccaggttcatccatgtccctacaaaggacacgaactcatcgttcccattactgggtatatatccaaaggattataaatcgttctactataaggacacatgcacacgaatgttcattgcagcactgtttacaacaacggcaaagacctggaaccaacccaaatgcccatcgattatagactggacagggaaaatgtggcacatatacaccgtctCATTTTCTTCTAGCAACTTGGTGTATGACGACGGGAACCAGCCCCTCGCCTTGGACGTCTCATGTTCTCCGTACAGCCAGCCATCCTCCTCCTCGGGGATGAGTAGCGTGATGACGTCTCCCCGTGCAAAGCTGAGTAAGGTCTTGTTGGCACCCACAGAGTGCGGGAAGATGGTCTTCACTTTCTGCCTTTTCATCATGTTCAGTCCAGTTGCAACCGAAACTGATCTTTGTGAAGTGGGATCTTCGGAAGCATCTGTTGAATTATTTATCCTTTCTGATTTTGGTGTGGCCGTTGCTGGGTTATTAAACATATCGATCAAAGGACTGGTAATACGCTCGGCCTGAAGGAGAGGGGGGCATCTTCGGTGAGCATTTAGAAAGGGTGTCGTGATCTTCCCTAACCACATCGCTTCTCTCGATCATGGGCGAAGGCCGAGGTGTCCCGGACACGGGGGTAGAGGCTGCGGTCTTTATGTCTTCGATCATATTCATGATTTTCTCTGGCACTTTGATGGCATCAACGCAGGTCTCCTGCCACCGAGGCAGCTTGGAATTCAGTAGTTCTGCAGACTGTAAGTGATAATAATGTACGTGGTTTGCAAAGCTGCCGTGCTGGTCAACCAGAAAGCAGAAGCGCCTCTTCTCTTCAAGCAGAGCTTTGCCACCATCTGCAATCAATTTCTGGATTTCACCCTGACGAGAAGGAACGGTCTCCACGTACTCGATTTCTTCGTGTTCATATTTGAGTGCGTTTCGTCCTCCTCGGCTTTTCCTTCTGATCTTCTTCAACTCAGCTTGGGTTTTCTCCAAAGGCTCTAATTTACTCTTGTGTTCTGTTTGGTACGTTTTTAGAGTTGCTTTCATATATTTCACGTCGAGCTCTATCTTCTTCTCCAGCTCATGGATAATCTctctgtggatttttaaaaaattttcatcaaGACTCTCGTTGAGTTTCTTGTGGGTGCTTGAAATCTCTATGAGGACATGGCCCAGTTCAGTCGACACGGGGGACCCGGTGGCAATCTCACCAATCTTGGCCACTTCTCCTGCCGCGATCATAGCATTTACGGCTTTCTCATAGTTCTTCCCTGGGTTTATTCAATTTCGAGGCCCAGGATTGAACTGTTCCATAACATTCTGGTGATCCTAATTACAGGGGAGTTTCTCCCCCACATTCTTGGGCGCTTTCTTTTCTCAGAGGAAACTCGAGCTTGTGTCTTTGGTCCCGGAGGGCTTAAGCCCGGCAGCCAGGCCAGAGCGTGTCGCTGATTCCAAGAACTTGGGAGGGGGACCCCGCCCCAACCTAAGTGCACCGCTAGGTGCTCTCTGTGAGCCGGTTTGCCTCCTCCGGGCTGCGGCAGCCGGGCGGGCGAGCGAGGGCTGGAGGGCGCGGCGAGGCGAGACTAAGGGGCCCTGGAGCGTGGGCCAACGCAGGAGCCTTCGGCCAGAGGGTGCCCGCGCGCGCCTCCGCCGCCGAAATGTCAAAACTTGGGGCAGCGCCTCCTTGGCGGTCTGCGACCAGCAGAGAGAAGCGGCCGGAcgcctttttaaatgtttttaattttttaaattgcattttaggttttggggtccatgtcaaggacatgcaagattgttgcctaggtacacacgtggcagtgtggtttgctgccttcctccccatcacctatatctggcatttctcctcatgttatccctccccaactccccaatccccactgtccctcccctactttccccaacagaccccagtgtgtagtgctcccctccctgtgtccatgtgttctcattgttcaacacccgcctgtgagtgagaacatgcggtgtttgattttctgttcttgtgtcagtttgctgagaatgatggtttccaggttcatccatgtccctacaaaggacacaaactcatcgtttttcatgactgcatagtattccatggtgtatatgttatattccattgcggttttgatttgcatatttctaatgaccagtgatgatgaacattttttcatatgtttgttggcctcatacatgtcttcttttaaaaagtgtctgttcatgtcctttgcccacttttgaatgggtttgtttgtttttttcttgtaaatatgttttagctTTTTGTAGATTTCGGATAGTAGgcctttctcagatgggtagattccaaaatttcttccccttctgttggttgccggtgcactctaatgactgtttcttttgctgtacagaagcgctgcagtttaattagatcccatttgtctattttggcttctgttgtgaatgcttttggtgttttagtcatgaagtccttgtctatgcctatgtcatgaatggttttgcctaggttttcttctggagtttttatggtgttaggtcttatgtttaagtctttgatccatctggagtcaaatttagtgtaaggtgtcaggaaggggtccagtttgctttctgcacatggctagccagttttcccaatatcatttatttatttatttattttttttgagacggagtttcgctcttgttacccaggctggagtgcaatggcgcgatctcggct contains:
- the LOC101038534 gene encoding LOW QUALITY PROTEIN: BAR/IMD domain-containing adapter protein 2-like 1 (The sequence of the model RefSeq protein was modified relative to this genomic sequence to represent the inferred CDS: inserted 1 base in 1 codon; deleted 1 base in 1 codon; substituted 1 base at 1 genomic stop codon) gives rise to the protein MGTTHCDSGCKTHPKTEKPQLIARKPGHIHATCFPFCELDIKQQKGPVRNVQPKMLCDMLLSTPMPGGQISPFPISHGTAPGRQENEACPEIRGEKRLMTACQCPRSKDDIAPCPFSNTQFLDTSYKNKVSHSTVAVKVVGIDSWIHHTRLKPWTPGEIKGPPLLSLKFQETTLCTPASHQRIYVCSSDKIPRKAAAHESKLHPGINRTITVDSANSDYVFHSGEGEAGMIGKLGAGIGEVTTSTQIKTVKLQVILQMEPQMSLAHKLYRGSLDQLAPLRSSPLVESSTAASLLCPHSAGNRQGGAAPSFDISAAEARAGTLWPKAPALAHAPGPLSLASPRPPALARPPGCRSPEEANRLTESTYQNVMEQFNPGPRNXINPGKNYEKAVNAMIAAGEVAKIGEIATGSPVSTELGHVLIEISSTHKKLNESLDENFLKIHREIIHELEKKIELDVKYMKATLKTYQTEHKSKLEPLEKTQAELKKIRRKSRGGRNALKYEHEEIEYVETVPSRQGEIQKLIADGGKALLEEKRRFCFLVDQHGSFANHVHYYHLQSAELLNSKLPRWQETCVDAIKVPEKIMNMIEDIKTAASTPVSGTPRPSPMIERSDVVREDHDTLSKCSPKMPPSPSGRAYTSPLIDMFNNPATATPKSERINNSTDASEDPTSQRSVSVATGLNMMKRQKVKTIFPHSVGANKTLLSFARGDVITLLIPEEEDGWLYGEHETSKARGWFPSSYTKLLEENETMEAMTVPTPSPEPVRSISTVSLAESSSAVXPPPDCLECLSLGAAADKGTDAASATSTFKSPTSKPETVAPNDANGTRKPPFLSGENPFATVKVRPTMPTDRSAPITR